The sequence AATATGTCCCGTTTTTAATATATTCAATTTTCAGGGGTTAGTTGGCAATGGTATACGGTAAGCAATCCCTCCAATACAAACGGCCAAGACCGAGTgagtggttggttgttgtttaacgccgtactgAGCAATATCCCAGGTATAGGGCGACAAGCTGTAAATAGCAGTGACGGACAGCATTAGTGTCGGTGCATTGAGcaggaatacgatgacaacaagcctgaccacccgatcccgttagttgcatcATGCTAAAATAACATACCAACCAAAGTTGTATCATATATACAGATAATAACATGCTAGGTGAATACGAAATCTCAGCTGAGAGTTGACAGATTGCTTGATTAAACAATCTCACTTTCGACGTGCATACCAATTTTTCTAAACACCCACATTATCACGGTCCAGTTAGAATTTTTTACTCATACCCACATACCTGAGAACGCCAGATGTTAACTGGTTTGTCCCGCAAAATGATTGATTACGATTGGATTGCTGACACCTCGTTCTTGTAAACTTCATGACAATTTGGAAACAGCTGTATCTACGTCGGATCTAGCATTTTTCTGCAGCAACACATATAACAGTCGGGTGTTCGAACCTTAGCAGACGCGGCGTTCTATGCTGTTGTATCAACAACCATGCAACTTGGGTCCCTTTCAGTCCTACTGTGCTTTGTGGTCACCGTTTATGGAGGTAACTATTTTCTTTATTACATACCATTCCACTGTGAGTCATCCATGTTTACGATATTTTATTCAAGTTGAAGACCCGCTTAAAGTGGTTGCAACATGTCCCGTTATACATTACAACTGTCCtaggcatggtgatctaccatcgGTTGTTGGTGACCTATAGCCAGTTTTGATATGGTATTGTCATACATGACAGATGTATTCACAAAATGACACGAAGCGCCATAAACGTGACGGAATGGACGCAGAGGTATAGCTGTTCAGAGACGTGGACACAAGACCAGCTGGATGCAAACATTTCCTACGTTTATTCAAAGCTAAGAAATACTAAGTATGTGTATAAAGGGTCAGTGCCCCCCTTactgaatacacacacacacacacacacacactcacacacgcatgcatgttTTCTCTTGAGTTTCTTGAAACTTTCAGTTCCAGAATCATGAAGTAAAACCATTTACTAAAttgtaaagttttgttttagCAGGATGTCCGTTAGGATTTGTTCATCACCGGTGGTCCTGCTATTGGTTCTCAGTGGTGAAAGGCTCGTTTGTGGAGGCGCAAGTAAGTTTTCTTGGCACCTGTATATTCTTCACACATTCAAGCTTGAAGGAATTAAACCTTAAACAATTATCCCTTTGGTCTTCAAATGATCAAGTCGCCACAAGTAATTGGTTTGATACAATGCAGGTTGATATGTTCTGGCCACTTTTGAAGATACAGTTTAGAATTGGATCTATAGAaaccagcgttcgaaataatcggCGACCCGGAAGTCCAACGGTGGTTGTCATTGTATCTATCTGGTTCCAAGTATCAGCAGgtccttgtggccttcagtcAATTATCTGTCTTTTTGCAGCCGGaatgtttcaatatttctttcattgctGCTTGGGAACGACCGAATGATCCATTATATTACAATAACTAGAGATACTATAAGACTATACGATCATCCATGCAATAACTAGCAGTTTCACGTCTTGGTATATCAGCGGAATTTCAATACCAGTTTTTAACAAATAGAATCTTTTCTTGGGGCCATAGGCTTTGCTAATTGATGTTGTAGAAACACCGTGGAACTGTGTTCTGTGTAGTCTATACATAGACTGAAAATGGGTGGTCTGAAACCTTAACTTGTCAGACACTTGGCGTCCTGTCCCAACTGGGCTGATCAATTCTCAAGCTGtagatcacaggattgtcttgtccaaactcGACTATTCATAGGGCCGCCACATAGCTCAAATACTCTTTTTAGTGCCGCGTTAAACAAGAAGGAAAGAAAGTGTAAACTGTCAAAAAGTAGCACGCGATACATGCCATCTCACCCGGCACATGATATATCCTGTTTATTGacaacaacaagaatactacaatGAAAATGTTGGTAGACTTAACTGACAAAGTACCCAGGAGGGTTTTTGTAATAAAGAGATGTACTGATGAAAGGAACCTCCTCTGCTTTCTGTGCAAGTAATGGAGTGTATTTTTCAGGGCTATTGTCAACACTTGGGAAGCCACCTGGCGACAATTGAAAGCAGAGATGAGGATTCGTTTATCAGAGGACATGTTCTCCGTCACGGTAAAGGTGAGactttaatgagtgagtgtgtgagtgagttagaatttatcgtaaaaatcggcaatattgcagccatatcttgacgagaacaatttcatttccatcaatatttaaatcaataaattgaaaacgtaaAATCCTGTCATTGAAGGAGAGTAACAACACAAGGTTACCatagatatgaacataaaactagcattgaaagctaGAAGATTGTAAATAAAGAGggcaatacgatataaaacacggactatagaccgccaacaactgaaggtagatcaccatactagggtccatggggacttacagtacctttgtttccatggttactagctggatttacaccattc comes from Haliotis asinina isolate JCU_RB_2024 chromosome 13, JCU_Hal_asi_v2, whole genome shotgun sequence and encodes:
- the LOC137260164 gene encoding perlucin-like, giving the protein MQLGSLSVLLCFVVTVYGAGCPLGFVHHRWSCYWFSVVKGSFVEAQGYCQHLGSHLATIESRDEDSFIRGHVLRHGKAENYWLGGIDLNLEGKWKWEGQRPFGFRDWIPGQRDNWKHREHCLEIRKHFHHYPQYLWNDFKCHAPLHFICEKEL